The following proteins come from a genomic window of Oncorhynchus mykiss isolate Arlee chromosome 19, USDA_OmykA_1.1, whole genome shotgun sequence:
- the LOC110497916 gene encoding proto-oncogene c-Fos isoform X2, with product MFLNPDFDSMSRCSTESPVGDTLTYYQKTQDDSISSSSASPSESNAQELCPDMDTPATPFVPTVTAISTTPDLLWMVQPTIITSLSPSLSSKQTNEAKSSHQSTPKAGESRGKNTGRKGKAEQLSPEEEEKKRVRRERNKMAAAKCRNRRRELTDSLQTTDQLEEDKAALQTEIANLLKEKERLEFVLATHKPVCQITEELDSIFQEPSRSPDLPPSPEGGKLPEDSAQEAPSLQDMDILNDTSTAISGNSNILLCASIEVNICDLEPSLDMKEGLLDNLLPSMEEEVPTETAHSVPDIDLSGSLGVTDWETLYKSVSNDLEPLSTPVVTSTPTCSSYLSVFTFSCPDLDSFGVGFDGRKSGGGKAESVDILNSPTLLAL from the exons ATGTTTCTCAACCCTGACTTCGATTCAATGTCTCGCTGTAGCACTGAATCTCCTGTTGGGGACACCCTGACGTACTATCAGAAGACACAAGACGACTCTATCTCCAGCTCCTCAGCTTCGCCATCAGAGAGTAATGCACAG GAGCTCTGCCCAGACATGGATACACCAGCCACTCCATTTGTTCCAACAGTGACTGCAATTTCCACAACCCCGGATTTGCTATGGATGGTCCAGCCGACCATTATaacgtctctctccccatctctgagTAGCAAACAAACCAATGAAGCAAAGAGCTCTCACCAGTCAACACCCAAAGCGGGCGAGAGCAGGGGAAAAAACACTGGCAGAAAGGGGAAAGCCGAGCAG TTATCtccagaggaagaagagaagaagagggtgaggagagagagaaataaaatggctGCAGCCAAATGTCGCAACAGACGGAGGGAACTCACTGATTCACTGCAAACT ACTGATCAGCTGGAGGAAGACAAAGCAGCTCTGCAGACAGAGATAGCCAACCTcctcaaagagaaagagaggctgGAATTTGTCCTCGCTACTCATAAACCTGTGTGCCAAATTACAGAAGAATTGGATTCCATCTTCCAGGAGCCCAGTAGGTCTCCAGACCTCCCCCCCAGCCCGGAGGGGGGTAAACTCCCTGAGGACAGTGCTCAGGAAGCCCCCTCGCTCCAGGACATGGACATCCTCAATGACACGTCCACAGCCATCTCTGGAAACTCCAACATCCTACTCTGTGCCAGTATTGAAGTGAACATCTGTGACCTTGAGCCCTCTTTGGACATGAAGGAGGGTCTCCTGGACAATCTGCTGcccagcatggaggaggaagtccCCACAGAGACTGCCCACTCTGTCCCAGATATTGACCTGAGTGGCTCTCTTGGGGTTACGGACTGGGAAACCCTGTACAAATCTGTGTCTAATGACCTAGAGCCCTTGAGCACTCCTGTTGTGACCTCCACCCCCACATGTAGCAGCTACCTGTCCGTTTTCACATTCTCCTGTCCTGATCTTGACTCCTTTGGAGTGGGGTTTGATGGTCGCAAAAGTGGAGGGGGCAAGGCTGAATCTGTTGATATCCTcaactctccaaccctgttggcCTTATAA
- the LOC110497916 gene encoding proto-oncogene c-Fos isoform X1, whose product MFLNPDFDSMSRCSTESPVGDTLTYYQKTQDDSISSSSASPSESNAQELCPDMDTPATPFVPTVTAISTTPDLLWMVQPTIITSLSPSLSSKQTNEAKSSHQSTPKAGESRGKNTGRKGKAEQLSPEEEEKKRVRRERNKMAAAKCRNRRRELTDSLQTETDQLEEDKAALQTEIANLLKEKERLEFVLATHKPVCQITEELDSIFQEPSRSPDLPPSPEGGKLPEDSAQEAPSLQDMDILNDTSTAISGNSNILLCASIEVNICDLEPSLDMKEGLLDNLLPSMEEEVPTETAHSVPDIDLSGSLGVTDWETLYKSVSNDLEPLSTPVVTSTPTCSSYLSVFTFSCPDLDSFGVGFDGRKSGGGKAESVDILNSPTLLAL is encoded by the exons ATGTTTCTCAACCCTGACTTCGATTCAATGTCTCGCTGTAGCACTGAATCTCCTGTTGGGGACACCCTGACGTACTATCAGAAGACACAAGACGACTCTATCTCCAGCTCCTCAGCTTCGCCATCAGAGAGTAATGCACAG GAGCTCTGCCCAGACATGGATACACCAGCCACTCCATTTGTTCCAACAGTGACTGCAATTTCCACAACCCCGGATTTGCTATGGATGGTCCAGCCGACCATTATaacgtctctctccccatctctgagTAGCAAACAAACCAATGAAGCAAAGAGCTCTCACCAGTCAACACCCAAAGCGGGCGAGAGCAGGGGAAAAAACACTGGCAGAAAGGGGAAAGCCGAGCAG TTATCtccagaggaagaagagaagaagagggtgaggagagagagaaataaaatggctGCAGCCAAATGTCGCAACAGACGGAGGGAACTCACTGATTCACTGCAAACT GAGACTGATCAGCTGGAGGAAGACAAAGCAGCTCTGCAGACAGAGATAGCCAACCTcctcaaagagaaagagaggctgGAATTTGTCCTCGCTACTCATAAACCTGTGTGCCAAATTACAGAAGAATTGGATTCCATCTTCCAGGAGCCCAGTAGGTCTCCAGACCTCCCCCCCAGCCCGGAGGGGGGTAAACTCCCTGAGGACAGTGCTCAGGAAGCCCCCTCGCTCCAGGACATGGACATCCTCAATGACACGTCCACAGCCATCTCTGGAAACTCCAACATCCTACTCTGTGCCAGTATTGAAGTGAACATCTGTGACCTTGAGCCCTCTTTGGACATGAAGGAGGGTCTCCTGGACAATCTGCTGcccagcatggaggaggaagtccCCACAGAGACTGCCCACTCTGTCCCAGATATTGACCTGAGTGGCTCTCTTGGGGTTACGGACTGGGAAACCCTGTACAAATCTGTGTCTAATGACCTAGAGCCCTTGAGCACTCCTGTTGTGACCTCCACCCCCACATGTAGCAGCTACCTGTCCGTTTTCACATTCTCCTGTCCTGATCTTGACTCCTTTGGAGTGGGGTTTGATGGTCGCAAAAGTGGAGGGGGCAAGGCTGAATCTGTTGATATCCTcaactctccaaccctgttggcCTTATAA
- the LOC110497917 gene encoding jun dimerization protein 2: MQRFPLFKIYCRPSADQKKGQLLHSESKSAVVTAGSNMMPGPIPDPLVTAGSLPSLGPLAGIPSTTLTDQLKYADLRELGSMLSPLHFLGKLGKRPLNIKTERDEEEDRRKRRREKNKVAAARCRNKKKERTDYLQRESERLEVMNSDLKAQIEELKHERQQLIIMLNHHRPTCIVRTDSVKTPESEVNPLLEHLEGK; this comes from the exons ATGCAACGATTTCCACTTTTTAAAATCTACTGTCGACCTTCAGCTGACCAGAAGAAAGGACAACTGTTGCACTCGGAATCAAAGTCAG CTGTGGTCACAGCCGGATCTAACATGATGCCGGGACCAATCCCAGATCCCCTGGTGACAGCGGGCTCCCTGCCCAGCCTGGGTCCCCTGGCAGGGATCCCCTCCACCACGctgactgaccagctcaaatacgCCGACCTCCGGGAACTGGGGTCCATGCTCTCTCCACTGCACTTCTTGGGCAAGCTAGGGAAGAGGCCCCTAAACATCAAAACAGAA agagatgaggaagaggacaggaggaaacgaaggagagagaaaaacaaagtTGCAGCAGCACGCTGTAGAAACAAAAAGAAGGAGAGGACAGACTATCTACAAAGG GAATCAGAGAGACTAGAGGTGATGAACTCTGACCTCAAAGCCCAGATCGAGGAGCTGAAGCATGAGCGGCAGCAGCTGATCATCATGTTGAATCACCACCGCCCAACGTGCATCGTAAGAACAGACAGCGTCAAGACCCCTGAAAGCGAAGTCAACCCCTTGCTGGAGCACCTGGAGGGGAAGTGA
- the LOC110497916 gene encoding proto-oncogene c-Fos isoform X3, translated as MDTPATPFVPTVTAISTTPDLLWMVQPTIITSLSPSLSSKQTNEAKSSHQSTPKAGESRGKNTGRKGKAEQLSPEEEEKKRVRRERNKMAAAKCRNRRRELTDSLQTETDQLEEDKAALQTEIANLLKEKERLEFVLATHKPVCQITEELDSIFQEPSRSPDLPPSPEGGKLPEDSAQEAPSLQDMDILNDTSTAISGNSNILLCASIEVNICDLEPSLDMKEGLLDNLLPSMEEEVPTETAHSVPDIDLSGSLGVTDWETLYKSVSNDLEPLSTPVVTSTPTCSSYLSVFTFSCPDLDSFGVGFDGRKSGGGKAESVDILNSPTLLAL; from the exons ATGGATACACCAGCCACTCCATTTGTTCCAACAGTGACTGCAATTTCCACAACCCCGGATTTGCTATGGATGGTCCAGCCGACCATTATaacgtctctctccccatctctgagTAGCAAACAAACCAATGAAGCAAAGAGCTCTCACCAGTCAACACCCAAAGCGGGCGAGAGCAGGGGAAAAAACACTGGCAGAAAGGGGAAAGCCGAGCAG TTATCtccagaggaagaagagaagaagagggtgaggagagagagaaataaaatggctGCAGCCAAATGTCGCAACAGACGGAGGGAACTCACTGATTCACTGCAAACT GAGACTGATCAGCTGGAGGAAGACAAAGCAGCTCTGCAGACAGAGATAGCCAACCTcctcaaagagaaagagaggctgGAATTTGTCCTCGCTACTCATAAACCTGTGTGCCAAATTACAGAAGAATTGGATTCCATCTTCCAGGAGCCCAGTAGGTCTCCAGACCTCCCCCCCAGCCCGGAGGGGGGTAAACTCCCTGAGGACAGTGCTCAGGAAGCCCCCTCGCTCCAGGACATGGACATCCTCAATGACACGTCCACAGCCATCTCTGGAAACTCCAACATCCTACTCTGTGCCAGTATTGAAGTGAACATCTGTGACCTTGAGCCCTCTTTGGACATGAAGGAGGGTCTCCTGGACAATCTGCTGcccagcatggaggaggaagtccCCACAGAGACTGCCCACTCTGTCCCAGATATTGACCTGAGTGGCTCTCTTGGGGTTACGGACTGGGAAACCCTGTACAAATCTGTGTCTAATGACCTAGAGCCCTTGAGCACTCCTGTTGTGACCTCCACCCCCACATGTAGCAGCTACCTGTCCGTTTTCACATTCTCCTGTCCTGATCTTGACTCCTTTGGAGTGGGGTTTGATGGTCGCAAAAGTGGAGGGGGCAAGGCTGAATCTGTTGATATCCTcaactctccaaccctgttggcCTTATAA